Proteins from one Romboutsia sp. CE17 genomic window:
- a CDS encoding sensor histidine kinase, producing MYKYLDIVNVSILVTGLYIVSTNLIGNRGKKSAMQFIMMLTVIYLKVVLILDIDNYGIYEYISVISDLILLISLVDIELIECKNRKIISTLNYLAVISILFIDIHIGNKLYITIIESYILISSLYLLSTYILKNKFHIKYILHFLYFGEISMNLILSSSELLANINSVFGVILSIYMLLRVFNLYVKDSYKKSTDIVSKINRSNINIKIHNEKLNMKKSLNNDMSELINKKESLLKLMLKDFNKCIFMIDEENYISNEDKSFYFLWNEYEDYKYNINLDFFCKNSIKDSEEFKAAINLVKTDCRELEFEIIDNKNRILSSKLAPIKLSNDKNGVICIMTDITSKKNIEMKIKDNATKYKKIVDNIPYSVLVTSRDEILYNNDKNQYIDFNKDDIKNIILGKYPIEELYYTYNNGMDVCLNIEKIKYIDGEEPRNLFVIRDITNYKNVLKLLEYSKRKYESLVNIIPEGIYVMNFENRVLKYANNAFFSMLGTNELSNIDIDNISKNIAVASGNINDNVKYKRDVLINNLGQEINIECGGMLLDINKKIKMIGIVRDITEQIKAEMIEREIEEKENLSRSKTEFFINMSHELKTPLNLIHSSNQLIDVVYSEELKRNNKIDILETIGVVKKHVNILMSLIDNIIELAKLQADFHEVQKDYYNIVDISENIVDELSRFMNEGVNIIFDTDDEEKIANIDPDDIEKVILILLSIVVKYSMDKSNVYFNLGSRKDYISMSIKNIGGYEYKKYSNYSERKVLDMGITLAKLIVELYEGNLIINAGPDNSIEILVEIKADYEIKKYKNHTINRQEGFIYSEYKKMCSF from the coding sequence ATGTATAAATATTTAGATATAGTCAATGTATCAATTCTTGTTACAGGTTTATATATAGTATCTACCAACTTAATAGGCAATAGAGGTAAAAAGTCAGCAATGCAGTTTATAATGATGCTAACTGTAATTTATTTAAAGGTAGTACTTATTTTAGATATTGATAATTATGGAATATATGAATATATTAGTGTAATAAGTGATTTAATATTATTAATATCATTAGTAGATATAGAGCTTATAGAGTGTAAAAATAGAAAAATAATATCGACATTAAATTATTTAGCAGTAATAAGCATCTTATTTATAGATATACATATTGGAAATAAGCTTTATATTACTATAATAGAATCATATATATTAATATCAAGTTTGTACTTACTTTCAACATATATATTAAAAAATAAGTTTCATATAAAATATATACTTCATTTTTTATATTTTGGAGAAATATCCATGAACTTAATATTATCAAGCAGTGAATTGTTAGCAAATATAAATTCTGTTTTTGGTGTTATATTAAGTATATATATGCTACTAAGAGTATTTAATTTATATGTAAAGGATTCTTATAAAAAGAGTACAGATATTGTCAGCAAAATTAATAGAAGCAATATAAATATAAAGATACATAACGAAAAGCTAAACATGAAAAAAAGTTTAAATAATGATATGAGCGAGCTGATAAATAAAAAAGAAAGTTTATTAAAGTTGATGTTAAAAGATTTTAATAAGTGTATATTTATGATAGACGAAGAAAATTATATTTCAAATGAAGATAAAAGCTTTTATTTCTTATGGAATGAATATGAAGACTATAAATATAATATTAACTTAGACTTTTTTTGTAAAAATAGTATAAAAGATAGTGAAGAATTTAAAGCTGCTATAAATCTAGTTAAGACAGATTGTAGAGAGTTAGAGTTTGAAATTATAGACAACAAAAATAGGATTTTAAGCTCTAAATTAGCTCCGATTAAATTAAGTAATGATAAAAATGGAGTAATATGCATAATGACGGATATAACATCTAAAAAGAATATTGAGATGAAAATAAAAGATAATGCGACGAAATATAAAAAAATAGTAGATAATATTCCTTACTCAGTTTTGGTTACAAGTAGAGATGAAATATTATATAACAATGATAAAAACCAATATATAGACTTTAATAAAGATGATATAAAGAATATAATTTTAGGAAAGTATCCAATTGAAGAGCTATATTACACTTATAATAATGGGATGGATGTTTGCTTAAATATAGAAAAAATAAAATATATAGATGGTGAAGAACCTAGAAACTTATTTGTAATTAGAGATATAACAAATTATAAGAATGTATTAAAGTTATTAGAGTACAGTAAGCGTAAATATGAATCTTTAGTTAATATTATTCCTGAGGGAATATATGTAATGAACTTTGAAAATAGAGTTCTTAAATATGCAAATAATGCATTCTTTAGTATGCTTGGTACAAATGAGCTTTCAAATATTGATATTGATAATATAAGTAAAAATATAGCTGTTGCTTCAGGTAATATTAATGATAATGTTAAATATAAAAGAGATGTATTAATTAATAACTTGGGTCAAGAAATCAACATAGAATGTGGAGGAATGCTTTTAGATATAAATAAGAAAATTAAGATGATAGGAATAGTAAGAGACATTACGGAACAAATAAAAGCTGAAATGATAGAAAGGGAAATCGAAGAAAAAGAAAATTTAAGTAGATCTAAAACTGAGTTTTTTATAAATATGTCTCATGAACTGAAAACACCATTAAATCTTATACATTCAAGCAATCAACTCATAGATGTGGTTTACAGTGAAGAATTAAAGAGAAATAATAAAATTGATATTTTGGAAACTATAGGTGTTGTTAAAAAGCATGTTAATATACTAATGAGTTTAATAGATAATATTATAGAACTAGCTAAATTACAGGCTGATTTCCATGAGGTGCAAAAGGATTATTATAATATTGTTGATATTTCAGAAAATATAGTTGATGAGCTTAGTAGATTTATGAATGAAGGCGTTAATATAATCTTTGATACCGATGATGAAGAAAAGATAGCTAATATTGATCCTGATGACATAGAAAAAGTAATTTTAATATTATTATCTATAGTAGTAAAATATTCTATGGATAAAAGTAACGTTTATTTTAATCTAGGTAGTAGAAAAGATTATATATCTATGTCTATAAAAAATATAGGTGGTTATGAGTATAAAAAATATTCAAATTATAGTGAGAGAAAAGTATTAGATATGGGTATAACTTTAGCTAAATTAATTGTAGAGCTATATGAAGGAAACTTAATAATAAATGCTGGTCCAGATAACAGTATAGAAATTTTAGTAGAAATAAAAGCTGATTATGAAATTAAAAAATATAAGAATCATACAATAAATAGACAGGAAGGTTTTATTTACTCAGAGTACAAAAAAATGTGCAGCTTTTAA
- a CDS encoding sensor histidine kinase — MDNLYEYREMIEILNIIILTSIIILSTSLYLLYRNSSFIILTILYICEICVSFYTKYYISDEIIEKNILYLISLVYLIKILGLTIFYKKINFKLYLNFLIIIGYIVGILSLSSSYEISLIISLLINILIVILGLIDKINNVKRNLSKNKHKLILNKKYISKSIKEIHSESNLKYDLKEKIKTLNYKIENTMEVLDVPIFILDEEYKYIYGNKVFQLFLERDGVDLNKIGIKEYLKNKVINYKEMIENIKSKKEELGKIINIYTYSNKVFKFSCNSDIINGKKIKICILEDVTDDMNMSAELKESEERYRNLMNILHDGVVIHNLDIISYINDKALEIFNINKNVNKVLVIDDIKSNITRNFKKRFMKNIELVKSGKEERVITNLETEDGKIIEFITTSINLNNTPMLLSMVIDITDLENAKLELEESEKTYKLLLQALPEGIVIIDKKTKVHTYRNKSMIKILKHIGYDRFNEIVKEYVKSESYGKFKKFSNKDDRNTTLSIAITDLKEDNNLVCVVSVLDNEYRSVQMVEKLTDMENKYKFKTEFLYTIAENLKKPINTIFEVNKILQNSEDRADFKYIDNYAKVVRQNSYRLKRLLNNIEEISKIENGILDMNYSRCDVVKFTENIVMLAREYANDKNLEILFIKNINKKIILIDKDKIEKMLLNLLSNAIKFNSNNGKILVSINSNKDEVIISVEDTGVGIPEDKIESIFGNFEQVDTTLSRGAEGTGVGLALVKKLADAHNAKINVYSKVGYGSKFEIVLENNNILESKEDEQLEYKDTDIEKIDIEFSDIYFDIGS; from the coding sequence ATGGATAATTTGTATGAATATAGAGAAATGATAGAAATTTTAAATATTATAATACTTACTTCTATCATAATATTGTCAACATCTCTGTATCTACTATATAGAAACTCATCTTTTATTATATTGACAATATTATATATTTGTGAAATATGTGTAAGTTTTTATACTAAATATTATATTTCTGATGAAATTATAGAAAAAAATATTTTATACCTAATTAGCCTAGTATATTTAATAAAAATATTGGGGCTAACTATATTTTATAAAAAGATAAATTTTAAGCTTTATTTGAATTTTTTAATAATTATAGGATATATAGTAGGGATATTATCATTAAGTAGTAGTTATGAAATAAGCTTAATTATAAGTTTATTAATAAATATTTTAATTGTTATTTTAGGATTAATAGACAAAATAAACAATGTTAAACGCAATTTAAGTAAAAATAAACATAAATTAATATTAAATAAAAAATACATATCAAAATCAATTAAAGAAATACATTCAGAATCTAATCTAAAATACGATCTCAAGGAAAAAATTAAGACGCTAAATTATAAAATAGAAAACACAATGGAAGTATTAGATGTACCAATATTTATTTTAGATGAAGAGTATAAGTATATATACGGAAATAAAGTGTTTCAGTTATTTCTAGAAAGAGATGGAGTTGATTTAAATAAAATAGGTATCAAAGAATACTTAAAAAATAAGGTTATAAATTATAAAGAGATGATTGAGAATATAAAAAGTAAAAAAGAAGAGTTAGGCAAAATTATAAATATTTATACATATAGTAATAAAGTTTTTAAGTTTTCATGTAATTCAGATATTATAAATGGAAAAAAAATAAAAATATGTATTTTAGAAGATGTAACTGATGATATGAATATGAGTGCCGAATTAAAAGAAAGTGAAGAAAGATATAGAAATCTTATGAATATATTGCATGATGGCGTGGTGATTCATAACTTAGATATCATAAGTTATATAAATGATAAGGCTCTAGAAATATTCAATATAAATAAAAATGTAAACAAAGTATTAGTAATAGATGATATAAAATCTAACATAACAAGAAATTTTAAGAAAAGATTTATGAAAAATATAGAGCTAGTAAAGAGTGGTAAGGAAGAAAGGGTTATTACAAATTTAGAAACTGAAGATGGTAAGATTATTGAATTTATTACAACTTCTATAAATCTTAATAATACACCAATGTTGTTAAGTATGGTAATCGATATTACTGATTTAGAAAATGCTAAGCTAGAACTGGAAGAAAGTGAAAAGACATACAAATTATTATTACAAGCTCTTCCAGAAGGGATTGTAATAATAGATAAGAAGACAAAAGTACATACTTATAGAAATAAATCTATGATAAAAATACTTAAACATATAGGATATGACAGATTCAATGAAATTGTAAAGGAGTATGTAAAAAGTGAAAGTTATGGAAAGTTTAAAAAGTTTTCTAATAAGGATGATAGAAATACAACTTTATCAATAGCGATAACGGATTTAAAAGAAGATAACAATTTAGTATGTGTTGTGAGTGTATTGGATAATGAGTATAGATCAGTGCAAATGGTTGAAAAATTAACTGATATGGAAAACAAATATAAGTTTAAAACAGAATTTTTATATACAATTGCTGAAAATTTAAAAAAACCTATAAATACAATATTTGAAGTTAATAAAATACTCCAAAATAGTGAGGATAGGGCTGATTTTAAATATATTGATAATTACGCCAAAGTTGTTAGGCAAAATTCATACAGATTAAAAAGATTACTTAACAATATTGAAGAAATAAGTAAAATTGAAAATGGAATTTTAGATATGAACTATAGTAGATGTGATGTGGTTAAATTTACAGAAAATATTGTCATGTTGGCCAGAGAATATGCAAATGATAAAAATTTAGAAATACTATTTATAAAAAATATAAATAAAAAAATTATATTAATAGATAAAGATAAAATAGAAAAGATGTTATTAAACTTATTATCAAATGCAATTAAGTTTAATAGTAACAATGGGAAGATATTAGTATCAATAAACTCAAATAAAGATGAAGTCATTATATCCGTAGAGGATACAGGGGTAGGTATACCTGAGGATAAAATAGAGTCTATATTTGGAAATTTTGAGCAAGTAGATACAACTTTATCTAGAGGAGCAGAAGGTACTGGTGTGGGGTTAGCGTTAGTGAAAAAATTGGCAGATGCTCATAATGCAAAAATTAATGTATATAGTAAAGTTGGATATGGAAGTAAATTCGAGATAGTATTAGAAAATAATAATATATTAGAATCTAAAGAAGATGAACAGTTAGAGTATAAAGACACGGATATAGAAAAAATTGATATAGAATTTTCAGATATATATTTTGATATAGGATCGTAA